One genomic segment of Coffea arabica cultivar ET-39 chromosome 6e, Coffea Arabica ET-39 HiFi, whole genome shotgun sequence includes these proteins:
- the LOC140009498 gene encoding cold-responsive protein kinase 1-like — MARRVIIVEQHVTSATPPMLDLQSPIKHSSSALFFLLGGMVVLIILLVLFFIYNKFIKTGRLKMFTAGPKKGLCGTTNVLSGNLHTISYYDFETLKKATKNFHHANLLGRGGFGPVFLGKLEDGKLIAVKQLSLEKSQQGESEFLSEVRMITSIQHKNLVRLLGCCSDGAQRLLVYEYMKNRSLDIIIYGKSDVFLNWSTRFQIIIGVARGLQYLHEDSHFRIVHRDIKASNILLDDKFQPRIGDFGLARFFPEDQAYLSTTFAGTLGYTAPEYAIRGELSEKADIYSFGVLVLEIISCRKNTDLALPSEKQYLPEYAWKLYEKSKLMDLVDPKLREDGVVEKDVLQVLHLAFLCLQPHANLRPPMSEVVAMLTCKVELDEAPIRPAFLDRKRRNNDPASWDTISEVFPSPQRSSSNSFPKPGIPPASSPKQINPTTLPKSASISLSN; from the exons ATGGCTCGTCGTGTTATAATAGTTGAACAACATG TAACATCGGCAACACCCCCAATGCTTGATTTACAAAGTCCCATAAAGCATTCCTCATCAGCCTTGTTCTTTCTCCTTGGAGGGATGGTTGTGCTCATTATATTGCTTGTGCTCTTTTTCATCTAcaacaaatttatcaaaacaggAAGGCTGAAAATGTTTACTGCTGGCCCAAAAAAGGGCTTATGCG GGACAACAAACGTGTTAAGTGGAAATCTTCATACAATAAGCTATTATGACTTCGAGACCCTAAAAAAGGCTACCAAAAATTTTCATCACGCCAATCTGCTTGGAAGAGGTGGCTTTGGACCAGTCTTTCTG GGGAAACTAGAAGATGGAAAATTGATTGCAGTGAAGCAGCTATCCCTGGAAAAATCCCAACAAGGAGAATCAGAATTTCTTTCTGAGGTAAGGATGATAACCAGCATACAGCACAAGAATCTTGTCCGCCTTCTTGGGTGCTGCTCAGATGGAGCTCAGCGGCTTCTTGTCTATGAGTACATGAAAAATAGGAGTTTGGACATCATCATATATG GAAAAAGTGATGTATTCTTGAACTGGAGCACTCGTTTCCAAATAATTATTGGGGTTGCACGAGGTTTGCAATACTTGCATGAAGATTCACATTTCAGAATTGTTCATAGGGATATTAAAGCCAGCAATATTCTTCTTGATGACAAGTTCCAACCAAGAATTGGAGATTTTGGCCTAGCCAGGTTTTTCCCCGAGGATCAAGCTTATCTTAGCACTACATTTGCTGGAACCTT AGGTTATACAGCACCTGAATATGCCATAAGAGGAGAATTATCTGAAAAGGCGGATATTTATAGTTTTGGAGTTCTGGTGCTTGAGATTATCAGCTGCAGGAAAAACACAGATCTTGCTTTGCCTTCAGAAAAGCAATATCTACCAGAATAT GCTTGGAAGTTGTATGAGAAGTCAAAGCTGATGGATCTAGTAGATCCCAAATTGCGCGAGGATGGAGTTGTGGAGAAGGATGTTTTGCAAGTACTTCATCTAGCTTTTTTGTGCCTTCAGCCTCATGCAAATCTGAGGCCACCAATGTCAGAGGTCGTAGCAATGTTAACATGCAAAGTTGAATTGGACGAAGCACCAATAAGACCAGCCTTCTTGGACCGGAAGCGCAGGAATAATGATCCAGCTTCATGGGATACTATCTCAGAGGTCTTCCCCTCTCCACAACGGAGTAGTTCAAATTCGTTTCCAAAACCTGGAATACCACCTGCTTCATCTCCAAAACAGATTAATCCCACTACCCTTCCAAAATCTGCAAGCATATCATTGTCAAACTGA